The sequence CGCTcatcctgcacctaggaagtaaataggcagtgtgtttacattcatgaaaacaggatctcagCCAACCTTGGTTGAAATCACTGAAGAAAACATTGGGTGAGGTAAAATTTCTTTAGGTGGGAGATTAACCTGatagtttagtctctagaaagtgtgttatgattttgttttgtatgtaaccATTTATTTCCAATAGCCTAACTCACTATCTCCTGACTCTTtgataatacatttatttgtattaccactaTAAATATTTCTCAGTGCTATGGTGTTAAGGAAAGTGCTGGTCCTGAGCGGAATCTTAAAATCTGGCGTATATGCTGTTCCTTTGGGAATGGCAGACCCAGTATTTTCTCTGAGTAGCCAATGTCTGAGGCTGAACACTTCTGGGGAAAGCTTCAAAGGGACTTGGGGACTGGCATGCAGTTATTGTTAACCCGCAAGGCAAGTAAGGGCTGGCATAACctagaggagagtgcttgagtggctacAAGGCTGGTGGTATTAAGAAGCTGACATCCAGCTAAGCACAAGTAAGACTCCCTCATGCTGAAAACAGGGGTTAGTAGAGAGgctcacagtcctgggtaccctgagaaGTGTCACAGAAATTGATTGCCTCTCTAGGTTATACAAAATAGAGCAGCAATATGAAGGGTTTGAAAGTTATGCATTGCTGTTTAAGCCAGTCCTTTTCTGTTTCagttagaaacaaacaaacagctggCTTTTCACTAGCACAGCTGGTGTTTTTACCTTAAGATTAATTAGAAAATTTTACCAGCAATGCAGAAGCTGCACTTTTTTAGCATTTGCTGAAAAGTTTCAGATTTATCCTGGGTATATTTCTGCAGGTTAGGATAAAATTGTGCCAgcactttttgttttcttttgttttaaaaaattgacattCTATTTTCAGTCTGGCCTCATTTTTCTAGTCTAGCCTAGCCTATATAGGTTCTTACACTGGGACCCTCACAGTGGTAATTGCGTGCCTAGCAAGAACATCTAAATAAAGCatgtatttttaacagtgagaatgatTAACCATTGGTGCCCTTATCAAGGAATGTTGTAGACTCTTCatcacttgcagtctttaaatcaataGGAAATGTCTTTCTCAAAGATATATTCTACAGTCACAAGTTATAAGGCCTGATACAAGAGTGAGTGGATGTGTTATCTATGAGATCAGATTGGaatatcataatggtcctttatggcattaaaatctatgaatcttgagGTGTTTAAAGGTGAATGAATCAAGATCAGCCTATTCACATCTATTTGCTTAGGTATCTAGCCAGCCTTGATTCTTTCTCTGTTTCAGTAACAGAGTGAGGTGGCCATTTCAAGAGTGAATCCAGACATTGGTTGGGGTTAGGTTGCCAAAAAGGTGGGACAAGTGATCAACCAGGACTATAGAGAAGAAACCTAGGGGTTCATTATCAGTGAGGAGTTCTGGATAAAGACAGTGTCAGGGAATGGCATTCTAGGCCGGTATACAGCCTGGCAGGAAAGCCACTGAAGGTAAAAGAGAaattaatcatagaaatgtagacctggaagggacctcgagaagtaatcaaatccagtcccctgcactgaggcaggaccaaataaacctaggccatgcttgacaggtgtttgtccaacttgttcttaaaaacccccaatgatggggattccacagcctccctgggaagcctagtCCTGAACCTAACTAGCCttatggttagaaagtttttcctaatatctaacctaactctcccttgctgcagattaagcccattacttcttgtcctaccttcagtggacatggagaacaattaatcacagtcctctttttaacagcccttaacatattggaagactgttatcaagtccccccccttcagtcttctattctcaagactaaacatgcccaatttttttaacctttcctcataggtcaggttttctaaacctttatttgtttttgttgccctcttctggactctcgccagtttgcccacatctttcctaaagtgtggtacccagaattgGTCACAGTACTGACACAGGCTGAGGCCTCTACAGTGCCAAGTACAGCAGGagaattacctcccatgtctgacATAAGCAACTCCTGTTAACATACTCCAGAATGATTGgccttttttcacaactgcatcacattattgactcatattcaatttgtgatccactataagccccagttccttttcagcagtaccaccacctagccagttattccccattttgtagttgtgcatttgatttttccatgctaagtaaagtactttgcacttgtcttctttgaatttcatctggctgatttcagaccaattctccaatttgtcaaggtagttttgaattctaatcctgtcctccaaaatgcctGCAACCCTTCCCATCTGTCCATCCAACCAACCTAAtgacatctgcaaatgttataagcatactctccatttcattatccaagtcattaatgaaaatattgaatattgaCTAGTACTAGACTAGGTCAACACAGATATGTCAGTCGGGGAGTGTTTTTCACACTTGGGACTGACGTCACTATAGCAACCTAATTTTTAGACCAAGCCTAGACCTGATGTGATGTGATGTTTCTTCTAAGGGATctggggaggacaggacaggACTATGCAAAATTCCTAGAGATAGGCCTAGACAGGAAGTGATCTAGAGAAATGAAATGGGGTTGGAATGAAGTGGTCCAATCACTACTCACAACAGCATTCCTGGATCAGAACCCAGAGTAAAGAAAGGACCTGCGTTCTCCTACCGTGCCACTGGAAGGTGGTGGTGGAGAAATCCTTGAGCTACAGTAGTAGCACCAGAACAGGGTGGTCTTACAACCCTGCTTTGTGACATAACTAGAGAGCTAAGTTATCTCAATGTTAGCAAAGTTCAGAAAACTTCTTCATAAAAGCACCACAATAGCCTGTAAGTTTGGGGAAGCTGATTGGAGAGGGGAAATTGATGCAACGATACCAGCACCCATTGCACTCCCATATATATGGGTCTGTCCCTGGCTTCTGGAGCTTTAAAGGGGGTTGGAGTAAGGCCTCAAGGTGACAGTAAATACCATCTTCTGCCAAGATGCTACTTCAGGCTGGAACTTGCCTGAGCCAATATGAGGACTAAGCATATCagcagcactagtgaggcctGATCCCCTGCAGGGAAGCTGCAGCTGGATACCCATTATCAGCTTCAACTAATATAAAGTGGGGAGTCTTTCCAGGAAGTGTCAGAATTCAAAGATGCTGATAGCAGAGGGGGTCACTGCCTTGATCCTGAAGAGTATCACAGTCTTCCCTGCTAAACAAAGAGGTGGGAGAAAAGAGACCTCTGTTAAATCCATGAGCGCTTTGAACCTGTTGATTGGCATAAGACTTGCATGTGATAAAGCCACATTCTGTTCCTGTACTTCACTGCTCAGCAAGGATTGTTATTGGAGTCTggaaagagaaattttaaaaagagcataCGCAAGCTGAACAGGAAAAATAAAGCATCTATTTGCTTCCTCACTAGGAGCACAATCttgagcccactgaagtcatttagAGTTtggcctttgacttcaatagcaaCTGAACCAAGCCACATacgccaaatcctgaagtctttattcTATTCTTATTGTCAGCTAATGTCAAAGGGCTGAACCAGTGCCCTCTGCAATGATTTCTCCCCAGTGTCAGTATGAAGCCACAGTGTTCCACAAAACCCCCAGATCCTCGTAACAATGCTGCATATCATGGGTTCAGGAGTCCCAGAATGTATGCCCTAGATTTTCTGAGCCTAATTCTCCCATCCAGCTGAAATGCATTCAATGCAGGAAACAAGGGAGGGACAGGgccgccgggggaggggggggcaagtggggcaatttgccccaggccctgcaggggcccccacaagaatgtcggaggctcccccccacccccaccttcccccatTCCCCGGCGCCTCAGCGTGCcgcatccaggagcggccctggacagcactgcagtggTGTGGCCTGAGTTCCTCCCGCTcagtggtaagggggcggggctccgaGCGGCAGGAGCTCAGGTCCCATGGAGccacgctgctgcagcgctgtccagggctgctcctggatgcGCGCACTGAAGCTCCAGGAGACTGGAGAGGCgggagtaagcagcatggtaagcccctctgagccagacacccccctggcccccagctccgagcccagcccctctgagccagacacccccctgaccctccccccagccctgacccccagctccgagtccagcccctctgagccagacacccccctgaccccactccctccacagccctgacccccagctctgagcacagcccctgtgagccgggcaccccccgacccagagcccagctccccacccagccctaggcaacagcagcaccacccctagccagcgacagcccattggcaccaaccatcaccatcacccagcgacagcccattatgtaattgcaaatgtatacataccaatttaatgtttttaaataatgtatttcgtgtattttcaaattattaaaaatgtatttcactggttattttttacatttccaaatacatgttactataatattgcaactttttttttatggaaggggcccccaaaattgctttgccccaggtcccctgaatcctctgggcgaccCTGGGGAGGGAGGCCAAAAGTTGCTTTAATTTATCTTTGCACCTCATGGGATTCCAGGCCCAGCCAGTAGCCAACTCTACTCCCcaatgtaagttagagcagctcagAGACACTCATGTCTTAGCAATGTCTGCAAAGTAATAACAAGACCTTTACATTGCACTGATCACAGTTTCAGAATATTAAACATCTTGCAAATCAAGCAGAAATTCAGCTTGGTTGGTGACTGTCCAACCTGGTAGCAAGTGTCTTGTTTTTAAATACTCCAGCTTGTGGTGTCTGTAAATTGGCCAACAGGCTAACTCACCAAAACCCTAGATTATTGTCTTTGTCGGGTAGTGTAGGACAATAGCTAAGCATTTTTTCAGGTGCTGTACCATATCCTAGCTATTGCTTTAAGGGATTCAGTCAAGTTATGGCCATTTGACTAATTTCAAGAGGTATGCTGTAAATAGAATGAGTGTCTTGAATACCTTCAAGTTTATTTCACTctgaaaacaggaaataaaacattCTTATCAATGGCAAAGGTCCTTTCCCACTGAGATTTTCCATCACAGGAGATACCAACTGATTGTTCATTATAAGCATAATTTATCCTGAGAAGCACAGATTTTCATTTAAAAGGGATCCAAGTAAAAATCTATAGGGGATGAAATTTAATTTACAGCCCTGAATCCCTTTCCATCGGGTTTTTTCGAAGCTCGTTACAGGAAACAGAGAGGCTATTCTGTGTCATTACTGGAATAAAAATATTCAGTCTGCCATTGAATAAGAGGCTGCTAGTCAATGTAATGGCACTGTGCATATCAGGAACTGTGCATTGTAGCAATCACCTGCCATAAATTACACACCTGGGTGTTCACTGTTCAGTGCATATGGATTCAAAGATCAAATTTTAGTGTAAAGCAGCATCCGGTGAGAAGTGTTGGAGAAGAATGATTCCTGAATTCATGACTAGCAAGGTGAGTGATTATACTGTGTGTTATAGTAGATGGGAATCATTAGTGTTAGCAGCCTGGATAGTAACTCTGTCTCATTATTTCAGTGAATCCATGTGGCATATGATGAAGCCATTGTATGAATACTCTAACTTCTAATGGCTACAATTGGATGTGACATATTGCTGTTAGAACAGGTCAGTATCATGAAACTGTGTGCTATTCTTAATACACGTTGACAACTTCTTCCACTGTGCCTTGTATTTCtttagtgcctttcatccaaggacCCTGCAAACAAGAATTAAGTAATTATCCTTTGCAACACCCTTATGAGTTACAACAGGTCTGATCAGATCTGCTTTCCCTGTGGATACACTGCTGCACAGTAAAATTAACAGGCAAATCCATCCTCTTCTTCCATAGCTGCAGAAGGCCCCTGTGTAGCTGAACCAGGAAGGTGACTGTGGAATGTGCAGTACAGACCCTCCTCCAtaacacagggagggaggaggtgagacaTGGGGCTAACCAACAATTGCTCCTTCTGTCTCTCTACATTGGGGGAAGCATAggagctggaactagggatgctgggggtactgccgcaccctctggcttgaagtggtttccatcacatataGGGTTTACAgcttgattcaatggctctcagcacccccactatacacattgttccctggggaagggaaagaggattTTAAATGCTTTACAGCGGCTTCAGTCTTTTGGTTGATGTAGACATTGCAGAGCAATGCTATGACCTCTGGGGGGAGCTAACACAACATCATATGCTGAATTCTCAGAATTGCAGGGAGATGTTCAGTTGTTAGAAAACCAATATTGTTTTAATCCAGATTAACAAAAAAtagaatgaaaacatttctcttCATATTACATACTGTTATCATATAAATGTGGGTCCTAAAACCAGTTGACTGTCTCCTTTGAAGATGAACCCATACTATATAAACTGAAGATGTTGCTTTCTGCAAACACTATAgtgagagccctgcatggatacaaaatttgtatccacatctgatCCACAATCTGAAAACATTGTCTGCGGGTACAAAGCAGATATCTGCGGATTTTCAGGACTCTagatcataggtgctggaactaggggtgctggaggtgctgctgcaccccctggcttgaagtggtttccatcatatacatggTTTAtgatttggttcaatggctctcagcatccctgctataaaaattgttccagctcccctgctctagatataaaatttggatcagCATTCTTCCGCAATCCGCAAACATGGTCCATGGATATCCACATCACTAAGGATCACTCTAGATCTGGTAAAATGAAGCACTGGTATTAGGTCTTCAACGTAAACACTTTGAGCTTCCCTAAGGAGTTGTGAGGTTTGAATTTAAAGATTAAATGCAAAAAGGAACAAAAGACGCTTGTGCTTTGCTTAGCTTATGATGCATAAGTGAGGTCtgtaaattgtttgtttgtttctttgggggggggggattgtttgtttgttttgttgttttttccaacAACAAAGCAGGGGAGAACAAGGAGTTGTCTTCATCTTcccatttgaaatccaggtcttGTTTAATCCAGAACTCTATAGTGACTGGAGAACTAGTGACAATGTGACATCCCAAAAGTCCAGGAAAAGTTGAGCAGCAAGGGACTTCTGATTTTGTTGTTGGATTGTCATATTGATGCCAATGACTAAAACTAAGCTTAGAAATCAGAACATAAAcagaaaaaatacttttaaaaaatgccctTTCCCCATCTTCTTCATGTATCATAAATAAAGCTAGAAGGGGGAAATTccaatataaagaaaaaaatcctttccagGCTACCTTTAATTCTTTCAGCTACAGGAAATTCCACTCTGCTCCACAAGGTGGAAACCTTCATTACAGTTTGCCCAAATAAAATAATATCCGAGTCCATAGACTTGTAAAACTTTGttttagtttaaattaaaatactgaaagaAATGACTAGCCAAAGTAAATAACGTGGCGTTTAATTGACTTACGCATTTTAATACATCTATTCCAGGTCCAAAATGATCCTTTCCACAGATGCTGGCGCGAAGAAGCAATTGTATCATGCAAAAAGTAGtgtaaataataatacagaaCAGGCTGAGCAGTGAAATTAGATCAGATTCTGTTAAATCTTCTCTTCCTGTTAAACCAGATACTCCTCAAAGCACCAGTGCAGAAGCTCAGCACTTAAAAATCCCTTATTTTTATTTGAGCTGTTTataaaggccctgatccagcaatgaGCCCAATGTGGGCACAAGGGTGACTTCACACGAGTGGGACAGCATCCAGAGAGGATCTGGCCACAGTGATTTCATTGCAAGAGTGAGGTTAAAGTCCATAACTTTTTGTGTCCTTTTATGTAATTTTTACATAAATTGTTCCACTATTCTTTTTTCTTGAAGACCCAATAAATTCCCATAGCCTAGTATTCATGGGTGATAACAACCCAGTATGTGAATTCCTGCACTCCTCAGCTAATTTACCTCCCCAAAAAAGCTGTGGATACAGCCCACTGGGCATAAGCAACTCaccaataacaaaccagtgtgtgCACAGGATTGAGGGGAAAAGGAAACCCTGTAAGATAACAAATGTCAGTGTTATGATAAGTGATGGGTTAAGCAATGGGTTTAATTATATAGGAATAGCTTGACTGACTAAACTGCAATAGATGGATTTAAGTGATGCACAACCTAATACAACTTTACTGTCATGCAGATTTTCCTGCTAGAGAAAATTTAGGCTGacttgaatttcatcccattagtCTTGGTGGTTTTCCCCAATAAATCCTCTTCATCCTTAGCATTTATATTCTTCAAATAATGGCACTGGGCAAACATTTGACAGTTTCTAAAAGCCACGCCCCCAGTTCATAGAGAGATCCGGGCAAGGAATAAAATTGGCAAAAAAGAAATCACTGATCCACAGGTGATATCTGCATTGATCTGTGAGCGCCTGCACTGAAAATGTGGGTTTCTGAGGGGAGAAGAGATGGATGATAGATACCACAGAGAGGGAAATACAGGATCATACAAGATGATCCGTGGGAGTGTAAACCTCTGGTACCGACAGAGCCTCAATGAGTTCATTAGTGCTGGGGGTTCTGCCTGAGCAGATTAAATTCAGGATCAGACAAAACAAAGGATCTGCATGAACCCGACAGAATTCGCCATGTGCCTACCATGGTTTCTGCTTGCGCATGGTATCCCTTTTCTGCCTTTGTTCTTTAGAgtgtgtggcgggggagaggCAATGGTACCGCCCTGGGTTTGGAGAGCGCCTGGCGCTAAATGTAATCTGAGCAATAAATGCCATTAATAAATAAAGGGCGATAACAAGCGGGAACTGAGGGAGTGTGTTTAGAAGGCAGGAGtgggaccagaactgcacaaCGGATACAGTAACATCCATCGGGTATAAAATAGTGATTTAATCAAACCACTGGCATCCCCGCCACACTGTCAGCAACGTGCGTTAAGGGATGAAGTGCCAAGAACTGGACCTGAAACAAAATCCCGCATCTATCCAGCTGCCCCTGAACGTGGCGGGATTTTGCAAGTGCCCCCACCCCTATCTATCCCGTAAACTAAATCAGATCCGCTGCCCTACCCCGCCACCACCCCCCAGCCTTTGGGGCATCTGAAATTTGGGCCTGAATTTAGCAGCTTGAtcccctctctctcctgtgcCCAAAGGTGCAGCATCCTTGGTGCTTCCCGAGGACggaaggggtgtgggggtgacGGTGTTGGTGACCTGCAGAGAGGTGCCGGTCTCCTCCCTTCACAGCGGTAGATGCTACCGCTACCAGTGGCCGCGGTGGCTCAGCGCTCTGTGTGGCTGGCCGGGATCCCCTCCTTCCCTGGTGCCCCCTGCGGGCAACTCCACCCCAAGCGTGGGACCACCGAGCTCCGGCATCGCCGCTTTAAGCGGAGGACCATGCTGGGCGCGGGGGAGGGTCCCCCCGCTTCCCCACGTGGTCTCGGTCGGTGCCTGTGAATTTCAATCGCTGGAGGGTAGCTCTTGGTGCAGACACCGGGCGAAGCTGCCGGCGGAACTGCCGGTCCCGGAGCTGAGATCCCGACACCCCCTAGCCGGCCCCGAGGCTACCACCTCCGCCCGCCCAGCAGCAGCGTCTCAGCCGGGGGCTGGAGGGTCCCGGCGCCCCGCGCGGCGATGAATGAGAGTCGCCCGGAGTCGGGGAGCGGCGGGGCTGCACCGCCGCCAGGTCCCGGAGCAGCGGAGTGAAGCGGCGGCGGCGGGAGGATGaagcggccgggccgggccgggctgggatcCCTGGCCGCGCTCTGGCTCCTGGTGCTGGGCTCGCTGCTGGGGCTCTGGACCGGCTTGCAGCGGGAGCAGGAGCAGACGGCGGAGCAGGAGCGGCGCTTCCCCGCGGGGACAGCCGGCCGGCGGCTGCCCCAGGAACAGCGGGGCTGGGAGCGCGGCAGCACCGGAGCTTCGGCTCCCGACCGCCGCTCCACGGGGCAGGGCGAGTCCCGCGGCGCCCAGAAAACTTTCCGAGCGCTGCTCACGCTGCCGGCCGCCGGGGACAGGGGCGAGCCCCTGGAGGGGCCGGAGCAGCCCGCGGAGCCCGGACAGAGCtcgcagccggagccccggcaGAGGCACAACTTGGAGCCTGGTTCCAGGGAGCGGCTGGCCCAGGAGGCTCCCGCGGACCCCGCCTCCCCCGTGCAAGGGGGCATCTTCTGGAGCCGAGCGCTGGAGCAGCAGGTGCCTCCGGGCTTCGACCCCGAGCAGACGGCCTTGTGGTTGGAGACTGCCCGGGCGGCTCGCGTCGCCTCCCTGGAGCGGGGCGGGTGCGGCCGCAGCTCCAACCGGCTGGCCCGGCTGTCCGACGGGAGTCGCGCCTGCGTCCGCTACGGCATCAACCCGGAGCAGATCCAGGGCGAGGCGCTCTCCTACCGGCTGGCAGAGCTGCTGGGCATCCAGCAGCGCCTGCCGCCCATGACCTTGGCCCTGGTGGAAGCCCGCGGCAGGCAGTGGGGGCAGGTGCGAGACGAGCTGCGGGGCTCGCACTGGGTCGAGGGGGCGGTGGTCAGCCTCACCCAGTGGGTGGACAACTTGACCGACGTGGTTGCCCCCGCTCCCTGGAGATCCGAGGCGGGGTCGGGTAGGAGACTGCAGCCTCTGGCGGCTGGGGAGCTGGGCGGCCTCACCCAGTCCCAACTTGTGGAGCTGGTGCAGTGGACCGACCTGATCCTCTTTGACTATCTGACGGCCAACTTTGACCGGCTGGTCAGCAACCTCTTCAGCCTGCAGTGGGACCCCAGGGTGATGCACCGGGCCACCAGCAACCTACACAGGGCACCCAACGGGGGCCTCGTCTTCATAGACAACGAGGCGGGCCTGGTGCACGGCTACAGGCTCCTCTCCATGTGGGACAAGTACAACGAGCCCTTGCTCCGCTCCGTGTGCATCTTCCGGGAGGCCACTGCCCAGCGGGTGCGGGACCTGCACCGCCTGCAGAACGCAGCCTCGGAGCTGCTGAGACTCTACCGGACTCACGAACCCCTCTCCGGCCGGCTCGGCTTCCTGTCCGAGCAGCAGGCgcagctgctgcagggcaggaTAGACTTTGTCCACAAGCACATTTTGCACTGCAAAGCCATGGCCACATCACTGTGATCAGTTTGTCTGTACTGTCCTGTATTTATGTAACCCGAGCGTGAGGAGTGGGTTTTCCCCACTAACCTTTTTGCAGTTGTAACATGTTCTGGGACTCTCTAAATAGGAGACTAAAATCATTCGTTCAGGAACCAGTTTCCTAGTGGGAAGGAGGAGTATGCTAGTGGGTTGAGTACAGGACTGGGACCTCCTGATGGTGGTGTAAAGGGCCCAGTTTCCTCATTTCTGGGTGCTGGAGCCTTTTTAATGGTCCATTTAGTTGAGTGCTTAAAAGACTAGTCTTGTGAGACACTGGAGTCCCCTTCGCGCTTTTTTGACCTCGCGGGGAGTCGAATGTACTCAGCCACCTAGGAGAGTCACTGGAGTAGGATTGGGCCCTCTACCTGGCTTTAGATGCCTCAATTTAATTTGAATATTCTTTGCCCCGTGAATTCCTGTTGTTGGCCTCTGTGAAGGGACCCTAAAACATCTGCTTCTGCTCACTGCATCTGTGAAGCATGGGTAATAATACTTACCTGCCTGCCTGGCAGGGCTTTTGAGAGGAgtaattagttaatgtttctaAAGCGTTCTGAAGATGAAAACTGCTATCAGTATTATTATATCTCTTTGTATTAGTTCCACACTGGGTCTCTtgccagagtttaaaaaaaatcatgcctcTTAAGTATTTCCCTTTTTACTCACTCAGTACAACTGACCACTTAAAAGACAGTGTACAAAATCTATTGTCCTTAACTGGACTGGGATCAACTACCTTTCTTCTAATGGAGGCAGGCAGGTACACTTATGTATTTTGTTGTTAcgatcatttatttaaaaaaaaaattgacattcaTAGACTAAGACCTGATTGCACATAACAGGAGCCCTTGACTAGCAAAACTGCCCCAACTATGGAGGCTCTTTTCCTATTGGTGTCTCTATCCAGAATGGATCTCTTAACTGTTTGTTAATCTTGTCAATGAAAAGTATATAGAGAGTCGATATTCCAGTGTTTGTCATCTTTGTTGTTGGAAG is a genomic window of Malaclemys terrapin pileata isolate rMalTer1 chromosome 4, rMalTer1.hap1, whole genome shotgun sequence containing:
- the FJX1 gene encoding four-jointed box protein 1, coding for MKRPGRAGLGSLAALWLLVLGSLLGLWTGLQREQEQTAEQERRFPAGTAGRRLPQEQRGWERGSTGASAPDRRSTGQGESRGAQKTFRALLTLPAAGDRGEPLEGPEQPAEPGQSSQPEPRQRHNLEPGSRERLAQEAPADPASPVQGGIFWSRALEQQVPPGFDPEQTALWLETARAARVASLERGGCGRSSNRLARLSDGSRACVRYGINPEQIQGEALSYRLAELLGIQQRLPPMTLALVEARGRQWGQVRDELRGSHWVEGAVVSLTQWVDNLTDVVAPAPWRSEAGSGRRLQPLAAGELGGLTQSQLVELVQWTDLILFDYLTANFDRLVSNLFSLQWDPRVMHRATSNLHRAPNGGLVFIDNEAGLVHGYRLLSMWDKYNEPLLRSVCIFREATAQRVRDLHRLQNAASELLRLYRTHEPLSGRLGFLSEQQAQLLQGRIDFVHKHILHCKAMATSL